The following is a genomic window from Pseudomonas viciae.
CGCTATCCCTACATGCAGATCAACCGCAGTGGGATGGTGTCGTGGTGATATTCGACCTCGATCACACCAATTCGCTTGCCTGGGACGACGAAGGCCTTCCGCCGCCGAATCTGATCGTGCGGAACAGAAACAATGGGCACTCCCACCTTTTCTACGCCATTCCCCCGGTCTGCACGACTGAGAACGCCCGAGACAAGCCGATTCAGTACATGAAGGCGGTTTACACTGCCTTTGCCCTGCGCTTAAAGGCCGATACTGATTACAACAGCGGCCCAGTCGCCAAGACTCCAGGGCATCCATGGTGGTCGACCTCAGAGTTGCATAACCACGTCTACGAGCTAGGCGAACTGGCCGATTATGTGGAGCTGGAGGTTTCGCCCTGGAAGACGGGGCCACAGCTGGAAGACCTCCCGCACTCCAGACACTGCATCCTGTTTGAACAGCTGCGCTATTTCGCTTACAGCATCGTGAACCAGGAGCGCGAGCGCGGGACGCTCGCCACGTTCACACGGCGACTGGAAGCCTTCGCTCACAACCATAATAAATTCGCTCGGAACGGCTTTACCAGGACTTAATGCTGTCCTCAGTAAGAGCGACGGTCAGATCCGTCGCACGTTGGACGTGGACGCGCTACGAGGGCAGTGCCAGGTGTTGCCGGGGGGCGATGGAACTCGACAAGTCATTACCACTGAACGAGCGTCAGAGCCTCGCAGCTAGGCGTACCCACGAATTGCGGCATAAGGCTACCGAATCGAAGATCCGAGCAGCGTGCAGAGGACTCCAGGAGCGCGGTGAAAAGCTGACACAAGCCTCGATAGCCAGCCTTGCGGGTGTCTCTCGGCAGACGGTGGCCAACTACGGGCACGTACTGGATGAAGTCTCGCGGCCGCAGACCATCGCCGTCCTGGGCGCGGCTAAATCCCCTTGCATGCAATCAAAAATAGGCGCTTGCGATCGAGGAAGCGAATGCAATCATTCCGCAGCCCCTACCAGCTCGGCTTTGGATGTTAAGTATGGTGTACATCAGGTAACAGCCCCCATTGGGGCCGCCCTTGATCTTGCTGTTCAAGGTTCTGAAAGTGAGGATTCTTCATAGTGCTAGGGAGTGGTGTATGACGGCCAGCCTGCTTGTTGGCCTACAGTTGGTTCAACGCTAATTGATAGGGCAAGGACATGGCCATTTGGTCAGATTCTTGTCTCCTTGAGCTCTTTGTCAGTTGGCCGTTAGGATCACCTGTGCAGAGTTTCTTTACTGGAACGACCTGCTAACAATTCAACGGCATGGGGTTGAATTGTCCATGGTGAGCAAATTACCTATCGATTTCTCACGAACCCCAAATCGCCTAGCCGGCGGCGGGTGCTCGATCACCAGAAACCTTCGGTTACTGATGTCCGACCACCTCTGGCATTGCCTGAATTGGTTCTACATGGACTGTGCTGGGGTACTGGGAGGTACTTAGAACCTAAGCGCTAGTGGTGCTGGCCTGGGCGGGATTTTCATAATTGTGAATTGTGAATTGTGAATTGTGAATTCCAGTCAATATCCTTCGCGTTCCAGAAGCTCACGAATAATACCGCTGACAGTTTTCTGTCCGGCGCCACTACGCTTGTTTCTTAGCGCTTGGTCCTGGAGTTTTTCGATCATTGGAGGAGGTAAGCTGATGCCAATGGCTTGAGCTTTTTTCTCTATTTCCGCTTCTTTTTCTTTGGCATGTCCGTATGGCTTATCAGCCAACTGGCTGGCCAACTTCTCTATCTGATCGGGTGTCGCTGTTTGACGTCCGGCTGCCGATTGGCTTTTGGGCTTTACCATTATCCAAACACCTCCGCGACAAGGGCGCTTACTTCATCTGCTGCGGCTTGGTTGCCAATCTCGAGCACTGACAGCCCTTCGCTTGCGGCGTCCTTATAGGCTTTACGGTAGAAGCCTACTGCGTTCAACACCGTAAACTCGGGGAACTCTTGCAGGTAACCAAGAAATTCTGATCGCTCTTTGGCTTTGACTGTCGCGTTTGTAGAAGCCATGGCGTGATAGATCTGAACAATGAGCCCGGGATTCAGGTCTCGGATTTTTATTACCTGTTCCTGGAGTTCTTCCAGTGTGTCCAAGTCGAACTGGCTGCACTGGTGGGGAGCTAGAATTTTGTGTGCAACGCTTGCACCTGTAACCAATTCTCTCGAATTTCGGCCAGCCACATCGACGATTACATGTTCGTATTTTTCGTCCAGGCTTCGCAAAGTAGATGCGATGTTGTCGCGTTTTTCGATAAGGGTGATGTTAGGTTTTTTATCACCGGCTTCGCGTTCAGCATGCCATTTAGCCGAGGTGCGCTGAGGGTCTGCATCTACTAGGCAAACATCTTTCCCCGCCTTTGCCAACGCGACAGCGACGTTAGTGGCTGTCGTGGTCTTGCTTGCCCCGCCCTTGTTACAGCCGACTATGGTGATCATAGGCTTTGTCTCGATGGATTATGAATTCATTAATCATAATTCATAATTCATAATTTACAAGGTCAATATGATCTTTTTGAGGTGGCAGCCGTCGGTTTCCGAAACAGATTTCGGTCTCTTTTGATTGCATTGGTGTTGGTCGTGACGAATCAGGAGCTCCACTGGTAAAGCCCTGGAGGACGGCAGAAAGTCGTGATTACTAAATAGGTGTCCATTCCTGAAATGAGACACCGCAATATGCGCCAACTTAAATCTTTTCTCATTGTCTGCGCGTTCATTGGCAGTAGCTTGCTTGGTCTCAGCACCATCGCGGCTAATCTGAGTACGGCTTTTCCGCCGCCGCCCTCTGCCACGCTGACGGTGCCTATTATTATTCTGCAAGGTCACTGATAACGAGGGGGGTAGGGTTCTACGCCGGCAAACAGGTTGCCGTAGCCTTGGATAGTTGAATTATGAATTATGAATTCATAAGTTATGAGGCGAAGAAGTTTTTTGCGGTGGGGTAAAAGAGAAGACCACCTATACGCTGATCAGCTTATTCATTGAGGGGTGGTGGGTCCCACCGCTGACGCCGCTGATTGGGATCTTTCTTGCGCATCACTTCCCTCAGGCGCTCGGCGGCTGGTGCAAGGACGGCAGGATCTGCCTCTTGGATAGCTTTCATCAGCTCATCGCGTCGATGTGCCTTACCTTCCATTATCTCGGCGAAGCTGCTGTCTGACTGGTGATAGTTGCGCATTTCGACAACCTCGCAGAAGGGGCCGTTTTTTGGAGGGTAACACGTGGGTCTGGTTAGTGTGGGCAAGCTCGAAGGGGGAAGTTCCGAGGATTTTGGCTTAGGCCTTGATCAGCTGATGATCGATCACCAGGCCCGCGTCCACGTCAGCCAATGCCTCGTGTTTTGGTTCGGCGAGCTCTTCATCGTCGCTTAACCAGGTCATACCGCTTCTGTCCCACTGTCATTCTTGATAACTAGCCTGATGCTTTTCCTGCGCTCTGCAACTTCTACATCTTTGATTTCTTCCTTCAGCGTAGCGGCATGCATCCTAGCCATATTCGCTGCAACGACATCGCCGGCATCCTCGAGCTTTTTCAGGCGCCATTCCAGTGCATCTACAGCGGCCTTCAATGCTTGTTTCGAAGACTTTGTGCGGCCAGGCTTTTCTTTTCCCACGTGAATGATCCTGTTTTTATCCTGCGGTTGTACACGATGGTCAACCAGCATGTTTTCTGAATAGTGATTGGAACACCTTGTGCTCTGGTCTCGGAAGCATCAATTTTTGTCCTCTCAGCCTCCCCTTTCCTTGATGGTTTGTTGCTGTTGTTCGTTCATCACACCAGCACCATAACCATTCACCAAATCATCACCTGGCTTGTAACCGAGCTGTCCTAGATTCCGTTCAGATAATCCCTCAACGGCTTCGGGGTGAGGTCCATTCGATTGCCTTTCAGAATTTCCGATATCTGCTCCAACGAGTAGCTACGTGCCTGCAACTGAATGATTGCCTCCGAAATCATTTCGCTGTCATCCATAGCGTCACCAATGCATTCAGTAACGTTCACCGGCGGAAGCTCTTGTAGTGTCATCCGGAGTAATTCGACCTGTTCGCGCGTGATTCTCTTTTTCGTCATTAGAGCGGCCTCATGGCGGTCCCGCGGTTGTATTGTTGTTTGTTTTTGATCTTCCACAGCTTGGTGAAATTTGCTACATAAGCGTATACTTACAGTGTAACAGGATGGCCCTTGTCTGACACATGAAAGCCTTCGGTTTCATGGTCAGTCAAGGGACGACACCACGTTCGGCGCTTCGCTTCTCACATGGTGTCTCATCCTGCCAAGGGAACCCTTGGAACCCTTGGAACCCTTGGAACCCTTGGAACCCTTGGAACCCTTGGAACCCTTGGAACCCTTGGAACCCTTGGAACCCGTTGATCGGCGCCGAGCGCCTAGTTGGAGTGGGCTAATGCCATTCGAAGTAAAGGGTGCGGAACCGCTTAGCGAGAAGATCGCTGTGCGATTAACGAAGGACGAAAAGGAACGGCTCCGCGAAGATGCTGAACTGGCTGGCTTGAGCGTGTCCGAGCTGGTTCGCCGGCGCTATTTCGGGCGGCCTATTGTGGCCAACATCGACATGGTGATGGTGCGTGAGCTCCGCCGTATTGGCGGCCTTCTAAAGCACGTACACACCAGCTCGAAGGGCGCATACAGCCGTGATACCGCACAGGCGTTAAATGAGCTGACCAGGCAGCTCGAAAGGCTTGAACAGTGATTTTTAAAAAGGTTAAGGCCGACCGGGTGAAGTCGAAGGCAAAGCACGTTCGTGATTTGACCGACTACATCCGGGACCCGGCGAAAACCAACCCGGGCGAAGAGGTTGCGTATGCCGGTGCACGTGGTTTTTTCAGCAGCCGACACGGGACGCAGCAGAATGAAATGATTGCCCTGGCCCTGGACGCGCCTAAGAGTAAAAACCCGATCAATCACTACATCCTGAGCTGGCGTGAAGGTGAATACCCAACCCCTGAACAGATCGAGCAAGCGGTAGATGTTTTCCTGGCCGAGCTGGAGTTGTCTGAGCACCAGGCCATCTATGCATTGCACCAGGACACGGACAACCAGCATCTGCACATTGCGGTAAACCGTGTACACCCGGACACGCTAAAGGTGATCAAGCCGAACAAAGGATTCGACATCGAGGCCGGACACCGCGCGATCGCCAAGATCGAATCACTGCAGGGCTGGCAGAGCGAGCAGAACGCGCGCTATCAAATGGAGGACGGCGAAACTTCTCGCCGTGCTGTCCCGGGTAATGAGAAGCAACCGTCACAGCCACGCCGAGATATGGAAGTCCGGACCGGTGAGAAGAGCGCCGAACGGATCGGCATTGAGCAGGCCGGCCCGATTATCCAGGCGGCGGCCAGTTGGTCGGAACTGCACACCAGGTTGAATGAGTGCGGCATGCGTTACGAGCGCAAAGGCAGCGGTGCAGTCATATGGATTGGTCATGTAGTCGTGAAGGCCTCGAGCGCTGACCGAGGAGCCTCCCTGGCTGCCCTGCAGAAGCGTCTGGGCAAGTTCCAAGCGGCTGATCAGGTCCACGATAAAGCGCCGACTGTCGATCCGGTTCAACTCAAACCAGGTGAGCGCTCTCCACGATGGACTGAGTATATCCAGGCTCGCCGTACACACTACGACTCCAAGAACCGGGCGCAGATCCGTATGCGTGAGCGGCAGCAGATTGAGCGCGACGCGGTGGCTAAGCAGCAACGCGAACAGCGTATCGAGCTAATGGCCGGCAATTGGAAGGGGCGAGGAGATGCGATGAATGCCCTGCGCAGCCTAATAGCAGCCCAGCAAGCCTCGACCAGAGCAAACATGACGGATCGGTACCGTCAGCAGCGGGAAGACCTACAACAGTATTACAGACCATTTCCTTCCTACGAGGAATGGCTGCGCGCCGAAATCTCTGATCAGGCGGCCGATCAATGGCGGTACCGCGACAATTATTCGGGCGAGATCCCGGCCCGGCTTGTCGGCGATATACACGTCCCCCCGCGCCTGCAGGATATTCGGGATTATGTCGGCGAAATACGTGGGAGCGATGTCGTCTATCGGCTGGCCGGCGCCGACAAAGCTTCACCCGCGTTTTTGGATCGCGGGCGGCAGGTGACGGTGTACGACCACAACAGCGACGCGACAATCTTGGCCGCGATGCAGCTCAGCCGTGAGAAGTGGGGTAGTTTTACCGTCACTGGTACCGACGAATACAAGGCGCAGTGTGTCCGCTTGGCGGCACAGCATGGCTTCACTCTGAACAACCCTGAGCTGCAGGAAGCGCTGGGCGTTGAGCGTGAGTTGCTTAACCAAGACCTTCCAGGCGTCCCGCAATCTGGTCAGGGTTCATCCAGGACGGGCAGGCCACCGCGTATGCGGTAAGAGCAAGACGGCTCCTGCAGCTACCTGCAGGGGCTATAGGCGCCCCAGCGCTGTGCGCCAACACAGCACTGGGACTTCCATCAAGCACCTACAACCGAGGTGACCAATGGCAACTTTGAATGCTACCAAAGACCGGGCGTACCACGCCGATATACAACGCTTGCAGCAGGCCAATGTACTGATGCGGACGGCCAATCAGGCACTGGTCCAGGGTGATGACGCAGCGCTGCAGGCGTTAGGGTTTAGCGCGTCTCACATTGCCGAGCTACGGCAACGGGGCGGTTTCCGGGCCTCCGCGATCGGGCAAAATACGCGGATGATTTCGCGCCTACGCCGGGAGGTGACAGCTCATGATCAGTAATCCTGCACCCTTGTCGATCGCTGCCGGCGTGCTGGCCAGCAGCACCCTGGAGTGCGTACGGCGCTCGCCGTCGTACAACCACCGCGGCTGGCAGATCCTTGATCGTTGGGCGTTCGACAGTCCGGGGCAACTACAGCGCCTTGAGGCGGAAGGCGAAGTGATCTTGTTGGGGCGCCTGTTGGAACAGCAGGAGATCGAGCATCGGGTATTGAGTTCGGACGCAGCTCTGGAGCTACGGCACTTGGGGTTGGTCGAGCACGAGATTCTGGCGTTGAACGAGGCGACCACCGCGCTGTGAACCGATGGCGCAAATGAAGAGGCGGCCCGATGGCCGCCTTTTTCATATGTGTGGTTGATGAGCTCGGAAGGAAGCCTAGAAAGCAGCCCTGTAGTTCAGGACGTAGTGCACCTTGGCCTTTAGATCTTCAAGTGTGCCACGAGCTACCCGGATTGACAGCGCCGGCAGAGCGAAGTCATTGAAGCGTAGCGTCATGAAGGCCTGGCGCCCGTTATCTTCGCTGGCCCATTGCTGTACGAAACCGATCGGCTCACAGCGAGCGACCCCTTTTTTGGTATCCACGATCACTACGGTATCCGTGTCTGGATCGACGCCGAAATATTCCAGGTGATGCGGACTCTCCAGCTCAACTTTCGGATTGAAGGTAGCCGGGGCGACGGTTCTGATTTTTTGGGTGAGCGCCTGCTTCAGGCGCTTTTCCCAAGCTTTTATCATCAGCCAACCGCCAATGATCCAGCCAAGCGCGAGGACTAAGGCAATAGTCGCCGAAGCTGCGTGCAGCAATTTCAAATCCCACAGGGCGTAGGCTATCGCCGGCACGGCGAAAAAGACCGTACCTAGGAAATAGGCTATCTGTAACAACGTTACCCGCACATACATGAAGTTTCTCCTTATCCTTTCATGCCATTGCCTTCCGTGGATTGCGATTTACCACCATCGCTTTTTCCACCTCTAGGCATCATATGTTCAAACTTGTTGGCCATGACGTTGAACGAGCTCTTAATCTGATCGTTTGCTTCACGGCCTAAAGTAGTTGGTGTGTTACCGCCTACCCAGCTAATAACGTTGTCTGGAACAATGAATACTAAGTTAAAGCAGGTGTGTATTAAATTCAAGCACATCATAAAATAAATACCAAGAAAAACAATAACGCTTACTAAACCGGTAATGGAATCGAATTGAACATTCGCTACAGCAATGCCGTAGAGCTCATTGAGTGTTGTTCCACCTACTACAAGAATTGCGCCGCCGGCAAAAAAGCCAATAACCATAAGAATGGGGCGAACCATAACATTCAGTAGGAATATATAGCCATGGCCTGTGCGTTGCCCCATACCATCGCCATCATCACCTAAGTGTGTCATTGCCCATAAAGGCGCCGCGATAATGGCTTCACATACAATAACTATCCAGTTGATTATCGCGCCGAACCATACAATAAACGGAACCAGGGGCAAGTAAATAGAAAGCCCAGCACCAACTACGAATAATGGGATCAATATCATAAAAATAATAGGCGAAATGGCGTCTAATAGACCTTTTATTCCATCGGTCACACCGGTGAAAAAATTGGCGGTTTTAGCCGCGACACCGGCTGCGTTGATGCCATCGGCTACCGAGGTTGCGACCTTGGCCGTCACGTAAATGCCTACAGCGGTTTCGGCGGCGCCGAGGGTGTAGTCACCTAGGTTTTTCATCTTGATCAGCGGATTTATGGTGCCTCGTGCCTCGGCGCCGACATCGATGCTGGTCATGTAGTTGACGATTTTTTGGCCCGGTCCGGAGAAGATCGACGAGATAATGTTGTTGGTGTCAGCTCCAGCGGTCGAAGCCATCCGGCCCAATGGGGAGGCATTGACCGAGTTGGCTTGCTGGGTCTGATAGGCGTGGAACACGCTGTTTCGTAAGGTGTTTATGCCGGGATCGCCGCTGAACGATTCTCCAAATACCTTGGCTTTACCAGCGATTGCGCTGGTGAGCTTGCTGTTGGCCTGGGCAAACGTCTGGTACCAGGCGCCCAGTGTCCACCAACCGCCTTCTTTGATGGAGCTGCTGAGATGGCTGGCGAGGTTGGCAATGTCGCCTTGTTTGGTTCCGGCATCATGGTTCAGTAGATTCTCGTAGGCTAAAGCCGCTGACTCAATGTTGGCTTGGGCGTCGGGGAGTGTGATGCTGTCCTGCTGCCCTTGTATTACCGCTGTAACGAAATCCTGAGCCGATTTTGATAGACGCGACTGCATTTCAGACAGGGCACGCAGGTGCGCCTGATAGATGGTGCTGGTGTCGATCGTTTCGCTGAACCAGTTCGTTGACTGGGCGGAGGGCTCGAGTTGAGTGATGTCTATTTCTGCCCCCCCACAGACTTTACCCTCCGCATTTTTCAGCATGAAGCCAGAGTTGGTGACGGTTTGCTGGACGTACGCGCGGGGGGATTGGAGCCCGCCGGCCGCCACGGTCATCGCGTTACCCGCATTAATCGCGTGTAGGCACAGGTTTGCCTCGTAGAGGGCGCGCGCCAGGGTGACGGTGCTGGGCATCGCCGGCTGGATGACCATGGATTGCCCGTTATCGAAGGCGGCAACCGCGCCGTCGGTGCCTAGGTTAGCGATGCCGACGCCCATGACCGATGCGGCCCAAAGCATCAGTAACTGGGATAGACACCATCCGTTGGCAGTGGGAACCAGGGAGGAGACACCCAACACCAACCGAATTGGCCCCCACAGGGTGGTCTTATCACGCCCAAACACGCTGCCGTCGTGGGCGATCTGGGTCAGCCGGCGGAACAGGATGTAGCAGGCAAACATCATACCCACGACGAGCAGAGCACTGTTGATTACCTGGAATAGGCTGGCCAGGATGGTATCGCCGCCGTTGTTGGTGCCACTGGCGAGAGGGTTGTTCACAACCTGGCCAAAGATCGACACCAAGGCCTGCCGGCTCTTGTCTTCGCTGCGCTGCGCCGCCTGAGCGATTTCTCCCAGGGTCGTGGTGCTG
Proteins encoded in this region:
- a CDS encoding AAA family ATPase, with product MITIVGCNKGGASKTTTATNVAVALAKAGKDVCLVDADPQRTSAKWHAEREAGDKKPNITLIEKRDNIASTLRSLDEKYEHVIVDVAGRNSRELVTGASVAHKILAPHQCSQFDLDTLEELQEQVIKIRDLNPGLIVQIYHAMASTNATVKAKERSEFLGYLQEFPEFTVLNAVGFYRKAYKDAASEGLSVLEIGNQAAADEVSALVAEVFG
- a CDS encoding plasmid mobilization protein, giving the protein MPFEVKGAEPLSEKIAVRLTKDEKERLREDAELAGLSVSELVRRRYFGRPIVANIDMVMVRELRRIGGLLKHVHTSSKGAYSRDTAQALNELTRQLERLEQ
- the traI gene encoding TraI/MobA(P) family conjugative relaxase — encoded protein: MIFKKVKADRVKSKAKHVRDLTDYIRDPAKTNPGEEVAYAGARGFFSSRHGTQQNEMIALALDAPKSKNPINHYILSWREGEYPTPEQIEQAVDVFLAELELSEHQAIYALHQDTDNQHLHIAVNRVHPDTLKVIKPNKGFDIEAGHRAIAKIESLQGWQSEQNARYQMEDGETSRRAVPGNEKQPSQPRRDMEVRTGEKSAERIGIEQAGPIIQAAASWSELHTRLNECGMRYERKGSGAVIWIGHVVVKASSADRGASLAALQKRLGKFQAADQVHDKAPTVDPVQLKPGERSPRWTEYIQARRTHYDSKNRAQIRMRERQQIERDAVAKQQREQRIELMAGNWKGRGDAMNALRSLIAAQQASTRANMTDRYRQQREDLQQYYRPFPSYEEWLRAEISDQAADQWRYRDNYSGEIPARLVGDIHVPPRLQDIRDYVGEIRGSDVVYRLAGADKASPAFLDRGRQVTVYDHNSDATILAAMQLSREKWGSFTVTGTDEYKAQCVRLAAQHGFTLNNPELQEALGVERELLNQDLPGVPQSGQGSSRTGRPPRMR
- a CDS encoding DotA/TraY family protein, which encodes MNRGRALGALVLLYCLLQSNTVLASSTTTLGEIAQAAQRSEDKSRQALVSIFGQVVNNPLASGTNNGGDTILASLFQVINSALLVVGMMFACYILFRRLTQIAHDGSVFGRDKTTLWGPIRLVLGVSSLVPTANGWCLSQLLMLWAASVMGVGIANLGTDGAVAAFDNGQSMVIQPAMPSTVTLARALYEANLCLHAINAGNAMTVAAGGLQSPRAYVQQTVTNSGFMLKNAEGKVCGGAEIDITQLEPSAQSTNWFSETIDTSTIYQAHLRALSEMQSRLSKSAQDFVTAVIQGQQDSITLPDAQANIESAALAYENLLNHDAGTKQGDIANLASHLSSSIKEGGWWTLGAWYQTFAQANSKLTSAIAGKAKVFGESFSGDPGINTLRNSVFHAYQTQQANSVNASPLGRMASTAGADTNNIISSIFSGPGQKIVNYMTSIDVGAEARGTINPLIKMKNLGDYTLGAAETAVGIYVTAKVATSVADGINAAGVAAKTANFFTGVTDGIKGLLDAISPIIFMILIPLFVVGAGLSIYLPLVPFIVWFGAIINWIVIVCEAIIAAPLWAMTHLGDDGDGMGQRTGHGYIFLLNVMVRPILMVIGFFAGGAILVVGGTTLNELYGIAVANVQFDSITGLVSVIVFLGIYFMMCLNLIHTCFNLVFIVPDNVISWVGGNTPTTLGREANDQIKSSFNVMANKFEHMMPRGGKSDGGKSQSTEGNGMKG